From the Companilactobacillus ginsenosidimutans genome, the window CATGGTTTAAATCTTTAACATTTATTTCCTTTGCCTTTGCTAAAGGATGATGTTGCGACAAAATTGCACAATAGTGGTTAGTAGTAAAATATATTCCCTCAAATTTTTTAAAATCGATGGGGCCTTCAATAAATCCTATATTCCCATGGCTAATCAATGCATTATTCAAAGTAGAATCAGGAAATTCTACAAAGTTTAATGTTTTAGTAGGATTATCTAATTGGAAATTATAGAAAAAATCGAAACCTAAGTAATTTGAAAAGTCATCAGCAATAAACAAATTAATCATCTCTTGATGAAGGTTATTATCCGAATCAGCCATAGAAATACTTTGGAAAATGACTCTTAAATCAGTGGCTTTCTCAAAAAGCATATTGGCAGAATTAGTTGGCTTGATACCTTGTTTTGTTCTATCAAATAAAACAACACCTAACTCATCTTCTAATTTAGTGATAGTTTTAGAAACCCCTTGAGGGGACATAAAGATTTTCTCAGCAGCTTGAGAAAACGAGTGACTCTTATATGTGGTCGTAAAAATTTGGAGATCTTTAGTATTCATAAAGTTACCTCGCTGAATAAATAAATTTATATCTTCAGTATATCGTTAGTCCGGTTAAGATAATAAGATTACAATTTAAGTCAAAAATCTTTTATAACAATCATAATCATTATCTTTCATTCCATGTGCTTTTAGTGTATTAATTTGTGATTCAAGACTCTCAAATTCTTTTAACCATATCAAAAAATCCCTCCATTAAAAATAATGGAAGGATTAATCGCAATGGTCCCCGTAGAGATACCACCGCTCACTTTTGGTTTCAAATTTGCCTTTTGACGCAGTGTCAAACACTGGAAATTTTTACATTACTAATAGAATAAACATAAACAGCATGCTCAGTACTTATATCGTCGGCATCTGGATACTCCAAATTAAATATAAATGAAAAAAGATGGATACACTCTAGATTTCTCTAGAACGTACCCATCACAAATTTTTATATTTAAGTAACTCCCGAACAGTGCTGAATTCAGCCTGGAGGTGGAGTACGAGGGGCGCTCAGCCGGCAAATTTTACTTAGCGTACGAAGTACGGTTAGTAAAAGACCCAGTTTGGAGACTTTTCGGGCTGTGAAAAGCCTTCAAATGGCGTCGCCAGCGTTCCAGCCCCCTCGAACGGAACCTCCAGGCGGCAGTCCAACTCTATCCAACGAACTTAGAGCTCTTGAACTAAACGCAAACCTAAATAGAATGAATATAAAAGCTTTGTGCTTCCAAAACTTTCAATGCTGCATCGACAGTATCCAACGCCGTAAACAATGGTACAGAATGCTCAGTCGTTACGCCACGCATAACTTTCCCATCCGTTTCACCGGCTTCTTCATCATCAATAGTATTAACAACGACCCCAACTTCTTTGTCGCCAATCAAGGTCATCATACCTTCGAATGAATCGTCAAAGCTATCAACGTCGAGTCCATCTTTCTTCAGCGCTTCGGCTGTGTCGCCGACTGCCAATAGGTCGAATCCTAAATCAGCAAATCTTTCTGCTAATCCGGTTGCTTCTTCCATGTCGCTTGGCTTAATGCTGAAGATAACTTTTCCTGATGATGGAATGTGTGTCTTGGTTGCTTCAAAAGCTTTGTATAATGCCTTCTCGTATGTCTTATCAGTTCCCATTACTTCACCGGTTGACTTCATTTCTGGTCCTAACAAGCTATCAACGTCTGCTAGTTTTGAGAATGAGAATACTGGTGCTTTAACGTGAATCAAGTCGCCAACTGGTGCAACACCGTTCTTGTATCCTTGATCCTTCAAACTTTGACCGAGGATAACTTTTGTGGCAATTTGGGCCATTGGAATATCAGTAACTTTACTCAAGAATGGCACTGTACGACTAGCTCTTGGGTTAACTTCAATTACATATGCTTGGTCATTTTGAACAACGAACTGAATATTCATCATACCAATACAGTTCAAATCATGAGCCAATTTTTCTGTGTAATCGACGATTTGATCTTGCACGTGCTGGGACAAAGTTTGAACTGGATAAACTGACATTGAATCACCTGAGTGAACTCCGGATCTTTCGATATGTTCCATTATTCCAGGAATCAAGACATCTGATCCATCACAAATTGCATCAACTTCACATTCTTGACCCATCAAGTAATGATCAATCAAAACTGGGTGATCATGTGAAACTCGAACGGCATTGTGCATGTAATAATTTAATTCTTCTTTTTTATTGATGATTTCCATTGCACGGCCACCTAGAACATAACTAGGACGGACCATAACTGGATAACCAACACGTTCGGCAATTTTAACAGCATTGCCTTCATCACTGGCTGTATCACCAGTTGGATGAGCAATCTTATTTGCAACGATAACTTTTTCAAACTCATCACGGTCTTCAGCACGGTTGATATCTTCAACCTTTGTACCAAGAACTTTAACGCCGTGTGCCAAAAGTGGTTCGGCCAAGTTAACAGCAGTTTGACCACCGAATTGAAGAATGACACCTTCTGGTTTTTCGAGTTCAATAACGTTTAAGACATCTTCAAGCGTTAATGGTTCGAAGTAAAGTTTGTCAGAAATTGAGAAATCAGTTGAAACTGTTTCTGGATTACTGTTCATAACGATTGCTTCGTAGCCGGCCTTTTGAATAGCTTTAACTGAATGAACTGTGGCGTAATCGAATTCGACACCTTGACCAATTCTGATTGGACCAGAACCGATTACGATGATTGAAGGTTTCTTATCGACAATGCTTTCGTTTTCGAATTCGTAAGTACTATAGAAGTAAGGTGTTTGTGAATCGAACTCGCCGGCACATGTATCAACCATTTTGTAAACTGGTGTGATTTTGTTATCTTCTCTAAGTTTTTGAACTGAATCAATATCGACATCCCAAATCTTGGCGATTGATTTGTCAGCAAACCCATTCTTCTTAGCGTCGAGCAAAATATCTAGGTCCTGTGGATTGTCGCGTAATTCACGTTCAATCTCAACAATATGAAGCAATTTATCAAGGTAGAATAAATTAACTTTTGTCATATCAGCAATTTTCTCGATCTTGTATCCACGACGAATTGCTTCAGCTAGATAAAATAGTCGATCATCTTGAGGGACTACTAATCCTTCATCCAATTTCTCATCAGAAATGTCATGCAACTCTGGCTTGTCTAGTGATACCAAACCAATTTCCAATGAACGGACAGCTTTCAAAGTAGCTTCTTCAATATTTCTACCGATGGCCATAACTTCACCAGTTGCCTTCATTTGTGTACCAAGGCGACGGTCAGCGTTGACAAACTTGTCAAATGGCCAACGAGGAATCTTACATACGACATAATCCAAAGCTGGTTCAAATTCGGCATAAGTTGTTCCTGTTACTGGGTTGATAATTTCATCTAAAGTTTGGCCGACAGCAATTTTGGCAGCAACTTTGGCGATTGGATAACCAGTAGCTTTTGATGCCAAAGCACTGGAACGACTAACTCTAGGATTAACTTCAATAACATAATATTTGAAACTATTAGGATCGAGGGCAAGCTGAACGTTACAACCACCTTCGATTTTTAAGGCACGAATAATTTTTAGTGAGACATCACGAAGCATTTGGACTTCGCGGTCTGACAAAGTTTGAACGGGAGCATAAACAATTGAGTCACCAGTGTGAATTCCGACTGGATCAAAGTTTTCCATGTTGCAGACAACCATTGCATTATCATTTGCATCACGCATAACTTCAAACTCAATTTCTTTATATCCAGCAATACTTTGTTCCAACATACATTGAGTAACCGGAGAAAGGCTCAGTCCGTTTTGTAAGATCTCACGGAGTTCCTTTTCGTTGTTGGCGATACCACCACCAGTTCCACCCATGGTGAAAGCTGGTCTAACGATAATTGGATAACCAATTTTGTTGGCTGCGGCAACTCCTTCTTCTTCTTCGTGAACAATTGCAGATTCAGGAACTGGTTCGTCGAGTTCATTCATTAATGAACGGAACTTTTCTCTATCTTCTGCTTGATCAATTGCGCTCATCTTAGTACCCAATAATTCGATATCTAATTCTTTCAAGATACCAGAATCATCAAGTTCCTTGGCCATATTCAATCCTTGTTGTCCACCTAATGTGGGAAGGATTGCATCTGGTTTTTCTTTACGCAAAATTTGTGAAACGAATTGTAAGGTAATTGGTTCGATATAAACTTTATCAGCAATTTCGGTGTCAGTCATGATAGTAGCAGGGTTTGAGTTAACCAAGACTACTTGGTAACCTAATTCCTTCAATGCAAGACAAGCTTGTGTTCCGGAATAATCAAACTCAGCTGCTTGACCAATGATAATCGGACCAGAACCAATCACCATAATTTTTGAAATATCAGTTCTTTTGGTCATATGTGATTGTCCCCTTCGCTTTATTATCATCAATTAACTTCATGAATCTATCGAATAAATAATCTGCATCGTGAGGACCAGGAGCTGCATCCGGGTGATATTGCACAGAAAAGGCCGGATAGATCTTATGTCTCAATCCTTCAACAGTTTTGTCATTGATTTCTTCATGAGTTACTTCTAATTGAGTTCCATCAAGTGAGTTACGATCAACAGCATAACCATGGTTTTGAGAAGTAAAATCGATTCGACCAGTAGTTAAATCTCTTACAGGATGATTAAAGCCACGATGTCCGAACTTCATTTTGAAGGTGTCAGCACCATTTGCGAGAGCAAATAATTGATGTCCCATACAAATACCAAACACAGGTACATATTTTTCAACTTCACGAATCATTTCCAAAGTAGCTGGTACGCTCTTAGGATTACCGGGTCCGTTAGTTAACATGACACCATCTGGATCTTGGTCTAGTACTTGTTGAGCAGTAGCATCTGCTGGCAAGACCATCAAATTACAATGTCTGTCGGATAATTCTCTTAGAATCGAGTGCTTCAAACCATAATCGATCAATACAACTTTACGCCCATGAGTTGGTACTAGATAGGCACTTGGTGTAGTACTTTGTGCAATTTGATTTGTTGGTAATTCAGTGTTCTGGAGATCTTTCACTGTGTTTTCAGTAACTTCGTCAACAATAGTTGCTTTCAAAGCACCTTTAGCACGAATGTGTCGAGTAACAGCACGAGTGTCAACACCACTGATGCCAGGGATGCCACTCTCTTGTAAGTATTCGTCCAGTGATAAGTCCATTCTCCAGTTGTTAGCTCGTCGGGCCAGTTCATGTACTACTATACCTTTGCAAGTTGGAGTAATTGATTCATAGTCATCGCGGTTAATACCGTAATTACCTATTAGTGGGAAAGTAAACATTAAGATCTCGCCATTATATGACTGATCTGTTATTGATTCTTGATAGCCGGACATACCAGTACTGAAAACTAACTCGCCCACTGCGGCAGTTTCGGCACCGAATGCTTGTCCTGGATAAATATTGCCATCTTCTAATACCAAGTAACGCTTCATTATTCCGCCCCTTTCGTCTATAAACTGACCTGTTGAAATGCTAAAGAAGGCAAAAAAAATATACCTCTGAAGCTTTCATATAAAGTTAACCACATCAATAAGGGATTAACACGAACATTGCCCATGACAATCCCATTTTTGTTTCGTGATTGTATTAAATTGTACAACTACTGAAGAAACATTGAAACAGTTTTGTGAAATTAGATTAAAAATATTTTTAATATTCGTTAATAAAAAAAGAGAGCAGATTATTATTAAATCAGCTCTCACAAAAATTTTTATATTATTTTCTAATAATCTTAACTAAATATTTACTGTTATTTATCCTCTTTAGGAGGATTATATTCCGGATCATCCATATCTCGTTCTATATCAATTCCATACAAATCATTCACAGCTGCATCTTTGTCGGCTGGAACGACGACTAAAATTGTTGTGGCACCTTTACTGCTAACGTAACCGACAAATGAGGTTACTTCTTCAACCTTATAGGGCAACCCATCAGAATGAATGATATATTGCCCAGCAACAGGCATGTTTTCAACAAATACTTTGTTCATTCGAATGTATTCATCACCATCGTGAAGTACTACTAACACTTTATACATATCCAGTCACCCTCCTTTACACTAGTTGTAATCTAATTCGGGCTTTTTGGCAAGATTTAACGTGTCTTGACTAATATGTAAATAAAATATGGAGCACCAATTACGGCGACTAAAATACCGACCGGAATTTCACTAGTAGAACTAATAAGTTTTCCGACCGTATCCGCACACAGCAACATAAAGCTACCTAGGACGCCAGATAATATTAGTTGTTTTGAATGTTTGAACCCTACTACTCTTCGAGCAAGATTTGGAGTAATCAAACCAATAAAACCAATCCCACCACTGATTGAAACACTTACGCCAGCCATAATCACTGCAGCCGCAATTAAAATGATTCTTTCTCGTTTAAGATTGATTCCTAAGGATTGAGCCACATCGTCTGATAAATTGAAGGTGTCTAAAACTCGCTGTTTACTAAAAATAAAAATTACACAGATGATAAACCACGGTAGACTCAATAAAACAAAGTCCCAACTCGTTCCCCAAATACTACCTGCTAACCAGTTCATAACAAACTGATAATTTTCTGGCGATAGTTTCAACGTAAGTAACACCATAATCGACGAATACAGTCCTGCTAAGGCAACACCAGTTAATAGCAGGCGATTAGATGTAATTCCAGTATCGCGTTTATAAGCCAGCATGAATACTAATCCAGCGCTCAATAACGCGCCAGCTAGCGCCATCAGAGGTAATAAATATAAGTTACCATCTTGATTTTTAACAAGTGCCACAAATAGCATCACGGCAATTCCCGCACCAGCATTAATCCCCAGAAAACTAGTATCAGCCATCGGATTTTGTGTCGTCGTTTGGATAACACTTCCAGCAATTGCCAGCGCAAATCCAACTAGTAATGTAATTACAATTTCAGGCAAGCGGAAGTTAAAAATAACAATAGAATCGTAATACGAGCCATGTCCAAATACTAAATTCATTATTTTATCGGGAGCGATTTTCATCTGACCAGTATTTAGATTAATTACCGCAAAAACAATCATCAAAATAACCAGCACGATTAGCCAGTTAGTCAATTTAATTTTTTTCGTCATATTTGTCTACTGTCCTTTCTTGCGAGATAGATGAAGAAAGGTACACCTACGAGAGAAATTATTATCCCAAAAGGAGTCTCGTTAGGCGGGTCAATAGTTCTGGCGATTAAGTCGGCTAAAACGGTCAAATCTGCACCCAATAGCACCGTCATCGGAATTACTTTGCGATTGTCGCTGCCGACGATGAATCGAACAATGTGTGGAACTATTAGTCCAACAAAGGCAACTGCCCCGACTAATGCAACTGAGATTCCCGACAAAATGACTACACAAATTAACGCTAGAAACCGGATAGGATCAGCATTTTTACCTAGGCTTTTGATAGTATCATCACTTAATCCCAACAAGTTCATATTTGAACTCATGAACATAACTGCAATTAACGCGACGACTATCCAAGGTCCTAGTCGCTGAAGTTGAGCCCAACTTACGGCTGAAACTCCTCCAAAATGCCAGAAAGCTAAATCTTGTTTGAGGTGAGCAACCAAAGCAATTCCTTCACTCATCGCAGTGAAGAAGGCACTAATAGCCATCCCTGAAAGGACTAAAATAGTTGGGCTCATCTTAGCTTTTTTCATCATACTAATAAATGAAACTAACACGGCGGCGATTGCAGCTCCAAAAACAGAAAAAATCGTTGTGTTAATCGTCGAAATCTTAGGAAAAAATGTAAAACAAATCGTCAACATAAAAGCTGCACCGGCATTAATTCCCAACAAACCCGAATCAGCCATAGGATTTTTGGTGACACTTTGCATTAAGGCACCACTAACAGCCAAAGCTGAGCCAATTAGCATGGCACCAATCACACGGGGAATTCTAATTTCACGGATTATTCGTTGATCGACGTTTGAAGCTTCGTAATGAAAAATTGCATTAAAAACGGTGTTATCAGAATTTTGGTTGGCACCATATCTGACACTAAAAAGTAATAACAATAGCAAAATAATTAAGCTTACCGTAATTTGGAGCGAATACTTTACACTGCGGTTCACACGGCTTCACCATTCTTCCAGCGATCATATGTCAAAATCATTGGTCGATTATTTTCTTGAACAATTTTGGCATCGATATCAAAAATATTTCGCAAATTATCACGAGTTATGACTTGTTTGACTGAACCGGCAGTTTGTAAAACCCCACCTTTGATGGCTATCAGCTGGTCGGAAAATCTTGCCGCATGATTTAAATCATGTAATGCCATAATAATCGTGCGATGTTCCTTCTCATTTAATTCCTTAATTAATAACATGACATCCAGTTGATGTGTTAAATCTAAATAAGTTGTCGGTTCATCAAGAATTATTGTGTCGGTGTCTTGAGCAATTGCCATGGCTATCCAGGCTCTTTGACATTGACCACCAGAAAGAGTGCTCAACAATCTGTTTTGTAAGTCTTGCAATGAGGCTTTCTCCAATGCCCAATCAATTTTCTCTCGATCAATCTTCGACAAATTTGCGAAATGCTTCCGATATGGTATCCGACCGAATGTGACTAATTCACGGACAGTTAAATCATTCGCCACATCACTAGTCTGTGGTAAAACCGCCATTTGATGGGCGATTTCGCTATTCTTTTTATTTTCAATGTTTTGACTATCTAAAAAAACAGCCCCGTCACATGGTTTGAGTAAATGAGCCATAGTTCTAATCAAGGTTGACTTTCCACAGCCATTAGGACCAATCAAAGTAGTAACTTGCCCCTTCGGAATTTGAATCGACAGATCATGAATTGTTAGTTTCTTTTCGTAACTAACACAAACTTTTTTAGTTTCAATAATATCCATAGTCGTCATCCCCTGCTTTGAGTTTTCTATATATTTTTGTTATATAATGTATATATAATCATTATATATATTAGACTTTTTTACGATTATTTTCTTTAAAAATAAAGGAATTAAGGGTAATTACTAAGATTGATAGGGGAAAAATTATGAACAAAAAAAGACTTTTCACTACCACATTATTTATCGCAATGTTCATGCTAGCATTTTTAGCCGGATGCAGTAATACAAGTAGCTCCAACAATGGTACGAGGGAACTAAAAGATTCTATGGGTCATGAAGTTAATGTTCCGACAACTCCCAAGCGTGTTGTCGGAAGCTACTTAGAGGATTACTTAGTTTCCGTTGGAGTAAAACCAGTCGTCCAATGGTCCGTGAAAAATGGTGCTAGCACCCAAGAGTATTTGAAAAAAGATTTAAAGGGTGTGCCCACCATTGACTACGCTCTACCATACGAAGCTGTCACAAAAGCAAAACCTGATTTAATTTTAATGGGCACAGACTCTCAAGTCCAAAATGGCAAATATAAGCAATACGAAAAAATTGCTCCAACTTATGTCGTGAAAAATGACGACAAAGTTGGCTGGAGAGCCCAATTCCTTGACGTAGCCAAGGCTGTCAATAAAACTGCTAAAGCTAAACAAGTTTTGAAAAAATATGATAATAAAGTCACTTCAGCACGTTCAGAATTAAAACAAAAAGCTCCAAATAAATCAGCTGCAGTAATATGGGTCACTAATAATCAAGCTTTTATCGTCAGTGACAAATCCTCAAGTGGTACATTGCTGTACGACGATTTGAAGTTGAAAGAACCAAGTCTAGTTAAAGAGGTTTCTAACAAAGCTACGGCTGACTGGTCAGCTGTCTCATTAGAAAAATTAGCTAAACTAGACGCTGATTATATTTTCTTGGTTAATAGTGATAAGGGTGCTGACATGTTTAACGATCCAGTCTGGACAAACATTTCTGCCGTTAAAGATCATCACGTTTACCAATATGGAAACGACTCAAGTTGGCAATACAAGGGACCTATCGCTTATACCCAAATGATTAATAACGTCTTATCTGATATCACCAAATAGTCATTTAAATCACAAATACATGAAAAGACCCATTCCAGATTTTGCTGGAATGGGTCTTTTTTCTTAACTATGTTCAATAACTCTCACTCGATGGATCTCCTTAATTGAATTAAGTCTATTCAACAAATCTTCACGGTCATCAGACTCAATAGAATTAACATCAATAATCGTATAAGCAACACTACCACGAGCGGCATTCGACATATTCTCAATGTTAATACCTCGATTAGCCATTTCCGTCGAAATCTGACCAACCATGTTAGGTACATTTTTGTGGATCAAAGTTAAACGATATTGAGCCTCAAATGGTAAATTCATTTGTGGCAAATTAACTGAATTAGTCGTATCTCCTGATTCCAAGTAATTCATCACAGTGTTGGCACCTTGAACGGCTCCGTTTGATTCAGCTTCTAGAGTTGAGCCACCAATATGGGGAGTAATTGTGATATTTGGTTGGTCGGCTAAGATTGGTTCGCCGAAGTCAGTGTTGTAATGACTGATTTTACCTGATTTAACACCTTCAACGGCGGCTTTATTATCAACGATTCCAATTCTTGAATAGTTGAATAAGACTACGTCATCTTTCATAGCGGTCATTTCAGTAGTACTGATCAAGCCAATTGTATCGTCATTCTTTGGAACATGGACTGTTACGAAGTCAGCGTTTTTGACTGCTCTTCTAATTGAACTGGCACGTTTTACTTTGTTATCGATTCGCCATGCAGCATTTGATGATAAGTATGGATCGTATCCGATGACTTTCATTCCCAAAGCCAAAGCTGCATTAGCAACTCTAGCACCGACATTTCCTAATCCAATAACAGCTAGTCGTTTTCCGGCTAATTCTGTTCCGTTGAACTTAGTTTTGTCTTTTTCAGTTCTCTGAGAAATATCGGCTTCGGTATGTTTGTTTGAATAATCGTTTGCGGCGAAAAGATTTCTGGCTGTGGCAATCATTAATGAGATAACTATTTCTTTAACAGCGTTCGCATTACTTCCCGGTGTGTTGAAGACGGCAATTCCATTTTCAGTAGCTCGATCCAATGGCACGTTATTGAAACCTACTCCACAGCGGACGATTGTTTTTAAACTGGTTGGGAATTTTTCTTCCAATAAGTTAACAGAACGAATTAAATAGGCATCCGGAGTTTCGCTCTGATTAATCTTGAAATTATCATCGAAAGTTTCCAATCCCGTTTTAGCAATGGCGTTAAATGTTTTTACTTGATACATTAGTTCGTCCCCCTGTTATTTTTCTCAAATTTATCTAGAAAATCGACCAGTGCTTGCGCACCTTCATATGGCATCGCATTGTACAAACTAGCACGCATCCCACCAACTGAACGGTGACCTTTGATATTTAATAGACCAGCCTCAGTTGCTTCAGCAATCAATTTCGCATCCAAGTCAGGATTTCCGGTTACGAAAGGAATATTTACTAATGAGCGGTCGGCCTTTTCAACTGGAGCAGTGAATAGTTTCGACTCATCCAAAAAGTTATATAGCAAGTCAGATTTTGCTCGGTTGCGTCTTTCCATTTCGGCAACGCCACCTTGTTCTTTAAGCCACTTCAAGACTAATCCAGCTGCGTAAATCGCGAAAACTGGTGGTGTATTGAACATTGAATTTTTCTTAGCGAATAAATCGTAATCTAGCATGCTTGGTAAGTTTTGAACTTTGCCAATTAAGTCGTCACGAACGATGACTAACGTTAATCCAGCAATTCCCAGATTCTTTTGGGCACCGGCCATGATGGCACCGAAATCTTCAATATTATATTGTTGTCCCATAAAGTTAGATGACATGTCACCTACTAATGTGGTTGCACCAGTATCTGGCAGCGTAGAATAAGCCGTTCCCTCAATTGTATTGTTCAAACATACATGCACATAATCGTAAGTATCTTGTGTCAAATTTTTTATAATAGGTAGTTTTGTGTATTTAATATCTTTAGTTGAATTCAAGACATCAACTTTGACGCCGACTCTCTTGGCTTCGTCGCCGGCTCGGTCAGCCCAGTGACCACTGTCTAGGAGTCCAATTTTATGATACTTTGTGGCGAGATTCATTGGTGCAGTGGTGAACTGGAGGGTTCCGCCTCCTTGGAAAAATAGTACTTTGTAATTATCAGGAATTTTCAACAAATCACGCATGTCTTGTTCAGCTGTGTTGATGATGTCATCGAAAAGTGCGGAACGATGAGAAATCTCCATTACGCTCATTCCCGAATTTTTGTATGAAGGCATATCGGC encodes:
- the carB gene encoding carbamoyl-phosphate synthase large subunit yields the protein MTKRTDISKIMVIGSGPIIIGQAAEFDYSGTQACLALKELGYQVVLVNSNPATIMTDTEIADKVYIEPITLQFVSQILRKEKPDAILPTLGGQQGLNMAKELDDSGILKELDIELLGTKMSAIDQAEDREKFRSLMNELDEPVPESAIVHEEEEGVAAANKIGYPIIVRPAFTMGGTGGGIANNEKELREILQNGLSLSPVTQCMLEQSIAGYKEIEFEVMRDANDNAMVVCNMENFDPVGIHTGDSIVYAPVQTLSDREVQMLRDVSLKIIRALKIEGGCNVQLALDPNSFKYYVIEVNPRVSRSSALASKATGYPIAKVAAKIAVGQTLDEIINPVTGTTYAEFEPALDYVVCKIPRWPFDKFVNADRRLGTQMKATGEVMAIGRNIEEATLKAVRSLEIGLVSLDKPELHDISDEKLDEGLVVPQDDRLFYLAEAIRRGYKIEKIADMTKVNLFYLDKLLHIVEIERELRDNPQDLDILLDAKKNGFADKSIAKIWDVDIDSVQKLREDNKITPVYKMVDTCAGEFDSQTPYFYSTYEFENESIVDKKPSIIVIGSGPIRIGQGVEFDYATVHSVKAIQKAGYEAIVMNSNPETVSTDFSISDKLYFEPLTLEDVLNVIELEKPEGVILQFGGQTAVNLAEPLLAHGVKVLGTKVEDINRAEDRDEFEKVIVANKIAHPTGDTASDEGNAVKIAERVGYPVMVRPSYVLGGRAMEIINKKEELNYYMHNAVRVSHDHPVLIDHYLMGQECEVDAICDGSDVLIPGIMEHIERSGVHSGDSMSVYPVQTLSQHVQDQIVDYTEKLAHDLNCIGMMNIQFVVQNDQAYVIEVNPRASRTVPFLSKVTDIPMAQIATKVILGQSLKDQGYKNGVAPVGDLIHVKAPVFSFSKLADVDSLLGPEMKSTGEVMGTDKTYEKALYKAFEATKTHIPSSGKVIFSIKPSDMEEATGLAERFADLGFDLLAVGDTAEALKKDGLDVDSFDDSFEGMMTLIGDKEVGVVVNTIDDEEAGETDGKVMRGVTTEHSVPLFTALDTVDAALKVLEAQSFYIHSI
- a CDS encoding LysR family transcriptional regulator — its product is MNTKDLQIFTTTYKSHSFSQAAEKIFMSPQGVSKTITKLEDELGVVLFDRTKQGIKPTNSANMLFEKATDLRVIFQSISMADSDNNLHQEMINLFIADDFSNYLGFDFFYNFQLDNPTKTLNFVEFPDSTLNNALISHGNIGFIEGPIDFKKFEGIYFTTNHYCAILSQHHPLAKAKEINVKDLNHESLATKSKEFQIFNAHLSELVKHQVFPIHTLQTSNNDFIVEFARRNLGIGIVPDYLLSLPHYKELANSGEVIQKGLSGAKLKRDIYFVQVKNKKLTTGEELFKEYVLDYLKNKQSDIEL
- a CDS encoding ABC transporter ATP-binding protein; the protein is MDIIETKKVCVSYEKKLTIHDLSIQIPKGQVTTLIGPNGCGKSTLIRTMAHLLKPCDGAVFLDSQNIENKKNSEIAHQMAVLPQTSDVANDLTVRELVTFGRIPYRKHFANLSKIDREKIDWALEKASLQDLQNRLLSTLSGGQCQRAWIAMAIAQDTDTIILDEPTTYLDLTHQLDVMLLIKELNEKEHRTIIMALHDLNHAARFSDQLIAIKGGVLQTAGSVKQVITRDNLRNIFDIDAKIVQENNRPMILTYDRWKNGEAV
- a CDS encoding FecCD family ABC transporter permease, coding for MTKKIKLTNWLIVLVILMIVFAVINLNTGQMKIAPDKIMNLVFGHGSYYDSIVIFNFRLPEIVITLLVGFALAIAGSVIQTTTQNPMADTSFLGINAGAGIAVMLFVALVKNQDGNLYLLPLMALAGALLSAGLVFMLAYKRDTGITSNRLLLTGVALAGLYSSIMVLLTLKLSPENYQFVMNWLAGSIWGTSWDFVLLSLPWFIICVIFIFSKQRVLDTFNLSDDVAQSLGINLKRERIILIAAAVIMAGVSVSISGGIGFIGLITPNLARRVVGFKHSKQLILSGVLGSFMLLCADTVGKLISSTSEIPVGILVAVIGAPYFIYILVKTR
- a CDS encoding carbamoyl phosphate synthase small subunit; its protein translation is MKRYLVLEDGNIYPGQAFGAETAAVGELVFSTGMSGYQESITDQSYNGEILMFTFPLIGNYGINRDDYESITPTCKGIVVHELARRANNWRMDLSLDEYLQESGIPGISGVDTRAVTRHIRAKGALKATIVDEVTENTVKDLQNTELPTNQIAQSTTPSAYLVPTHGRKVVLIDYGLKHSILRELSDRHCNLMVLPADATAQQVLDQDPDGVMLTNGPGNPKSVPATLEMIREVEKYVPVFGICMGHQLFALANGADTFKMKFGHRGFNHPVRDLTTGRIDFTSQNHGYAVDRNSLDGTQLEVTHEEINDKTVEGLRHKIYPAFSVQYHPDAAPGPHDADYLFDRFMKLIDDNKAKGTITYDQKN
- a CDS encoding ABC transporter substrate-binding protein, with amino-acid sequence MNKKRLFTTTLFIAMFMLAFLAGCSNTSSSNNGTRELKDSMGHEVNVPTTPKRVVGSYLEDYLVSVGVKPVVQWSVKNGASTQEYLKKDLKGVPTIDYALPYEAVTKAKPDLILMGTDSQVQNGKYKQYEKIAPTYVVKNDDKVGWRAQFLDVAKAVNKTAKAKQVLKKYDNKVTSARSELKQKAPNKSAAVIWVTNNQAFIVSDKSSSGTLLYDDLKLKEPSLVKEVSNKATADWSAVSLEKLAKLDADYIFLVNSDKGADMFNDPVWTNISAVKDHHVYQYGNDSSWQYKGPIAYTQMINNVLSDITK
- a CDS encoding FecCD family ABC transporter permease, with product MNRSVKYSLQITVSLIILLLLLLFSVRYGANQNSDNTVFNAIFHYEASNVDQRIIREIRIPRVIGAMLIGSALAVSGALMQSVTKNPMADSGLLGINAGAAFMLTICFTFFPKISTINTTIFSVFGAAIAAVLVSFISMMKKAKMSPTILVLSGMAISAFFTAMSEGIALVAHLKQDLAFWHFGGVSAVSWAQLQRLGPWIVVALIAVMFMSSNMNLLGLSDDTIKSLGKNADPIRFLALICVVILSGISVALVGAVAFVGLIVPHIVRFIVGSDNRKVIPMTVLLGADLTVLADLIARTIDPPNETPFGIIISLVGVPFFIYLARKDSRQI